The Methylobacterium sp. PvR107 genome contains a region encoding:
- a CDS encoding quinol:electron acceptor oxidoreductase subunit ActD has product MSGALIRPDATLPGIGGAVAEIPLTHPGNRRWWIAFAGAASLLGLFALTLAYLLYAGPGIWANNNAVVWALDIASYDWWIGVASGSLLVSAILLLLGAEWRGAVNRIAETLALLATAAAGLYPIIHLGRPWFFFWNLPYPNTYNLWPQFRSPLLWDAIDIVSFLVICVSLWFIGLLPDLATLRDRAHVEALRQSDVKAPTRKLALLRARVYGILASGWRGSAAHWQIWVQAYRTVALLGVLLVVSVQTGASVMLAGSLMPGWHSTLLPVSFLVNAVYSGVGVTAVIVMLIRLVYGLDALVTNRHLDVLGRLLLCLGCASAYCYAAEYFDTFLNGDAEGRGVLVRRMTGDHALVSWTAVLCLVLPAQILWSARARTAPLAIAAVGLLVAIGAYADHVMVLVVTLTQDFLPSSRLPYTTDIWGIATFAGSIGLFLTLLLLFLRYLPAVSIVESRRLALTVSPAAQEAARTAASRATGRPEENPVTAPLWGVSATFASQGDLAAALQAVSGIGPDQVHLDGHGPVPMPRTLRPLGLEGRSILPYALAGALLGGFGFFAMCVYATAYDYVFLIGGRPRLSWPSFVVPSVSFAMMAGCVAIHLALLVLNRLPRLNHPAFNIPGFLRASEDRFFLSAEARGDRFDAGRIERRLAALPAEAGRPLEIRRIPR; this is encoded by the coding sequence ATGTCCGGCGCTCTGATCCGGCCCGACGCGACCCTCCCGGGCATCGGCGGCGCGGTCGCGGAGATCCCGCTGACGCATCCCGGTAACCGGCGCTGGTGGATCGCCTTCGCCGGGGCGGCTTCACTCCTCGGCCTGTTCGCGCTCACCCTCGCCTACCTGCTGTACGCGGGCCCCGGGATCTGGGCCAACAACAATGCCGTCGTCTGGGCGCTGGACATCGCGAGCTACGATTGGTGGATCGGCGTCGCCTCCGGCAGCCTACTGGTCTCGGCGATCCTGCTCCTCCTCGGCGCGGAATGGCGCGGGGCCGTGAACCGCATCGCCGAGACCCTGGCGCTGCTCGCAACCGCGGCCGCCGGGCTCTATCCGATCATCCATCTCGGCCGGCCATGGTTCTTCTTCTGGAACCTGCCCTACCCCAACACCTACAATCTCTGGCCGCAGTTCCGCTCGCCACTCCTCTGGGACGCGATCGACATCGTGTCCTTTCTGGTGATCTGCGTGAGCCTCTGGTTCATCGGCCTGCTGCCGGATCTCGCGACGCTGCGCGACCGCGCCCACGTCGAGGCTCTCCGCCAGTCCGACGTGAAGGCGCCGACCCGCAAGCTCGCCCTGCTGCGCGCGCGGGTCTACGGCATCCTCGCCTCGGGCTGGCGCGGCTCGGCGGCCCACTGGCAGATCTGGGTCCAGGCCTACCGGACGGTGGCGCTCCTCGGCGTGCTGCTGGTGGTCTCGGTCCAGACCGGCGCCTCGGTGATGCTGGCGGGCTCGCTGATGCCCGGCTGGCACAGCACGCTGCTGCCGGTGAGCTTCCTGGTCAACGCGGTCTATTCCGGCGTCGGCGTCACGGCGGTGATCGTGATGCTGATCCGCCTCGTCTACGGCCTCGACGCCCTGGTGACGAACCGCCATCTCGACGTGCTCGGGCGGCTGCTGCTCTGCCTCGGCTGCGCCAGCGCCTATTGCTACGCGGCCGAGTATTTCGATACGTTCCTCAACGGCGACGCCGAGGGCCGCGGCGTCCTGGTCCGGCGCATGACCGGCGACCACGCCCTGGTGTCCTGGACGGCGGTCCTGTGCCTCGTCCTGCCCGCGCAGATCCTGTGGTCGGCCCGGGCCCGCACGGCGCCGCTGGCCATCGCGGCGGTCGGTCTCCTCGTGGCGATCGGCGCCTATGCCGACCACGTCATGGTGCTGGTCGTCACCCTGACCCAGGATTTCCTGCCCTCCTCGAGGCTGCCCTACACGACCGACATCTGGGGCATCGCCACCTTCGCGGGCTCGATCGGGCTGTTCCTGACCCTGCTGCTCCTGTTCCTGCGCTACCTGCCGGCCGTCTCGATCGTCGAGAGCCGCCGCCTCGCCCTGACGGTGTCGCCGGCCGCGCAGGAGGCCGCCCGGACCGCGGCGTCCCGGGCCACGGGCCGCCCGGAGGAGAACCCTGTCACCGCGCCCCTGTGGGGCGTGTCGGCGACCTTCGCGAGCCAGGGCGACCTCGCTGCCGCCCTTCAGGCGGTGTCCGGGATCGGCCCGGATCAGGTCCATCTCGACGGGCACGGCCCGGTTCCGATGCCCCGCACCCTGCGGCCCCTGGGCCTGGAGGGCCGCTCGATCCTGCCTTACGCCCTGGCAGGCGCCCTGCTCGGCGGCTTCGGCTTCTTCGCGATGTGCGTCTACGCCACGGCCTACGACTACGTGTTCCTGATCGGCGGCCGCCCGCGCCTGTCCTGGCCGTCCTTCGTGGTCCCGAGCGTATCCTTCGCGATGATGGCAGGCTGCGTGGCGATCCACCTCGCGCTCCTCGTGCTCAACCGTCTGCCCCGCCTGAACCACCCGGCCTTCAACATCCCGGGCTTCCTGCGGGCCTCGGAGGACCGGTTCTTCCTCTCCGCGGAGGCCCGGGGGGACCGGTTCGACGCGGGCCGGATCGAGCGGCGGCTCGCGGCGCTGCCGGCCGAGGCCGGGCGCCCCCTCGAGATCCGGCGGATCCCGCGATGA
- a CDS encoding cytochrome c — translation MRPAARSAVPLAFLVLAPLAACGEADMADQARAKTWDKNPFFPREITMRQPVAGTVPRLDPARAAPQPQMISRALLDQGRERYGVFCTPCHGQDGRGAGMVVARGFPSAGDLTAGPVRAAAASDLYDAIANGRRAMFGMAQMIPSTDRWAIVAYVRALQLSQDAPVASLPAADRARLEATP, via the coding sequence ATGAGGCCCGCCGCCCGCAGCGCCGTGCCGCTCGCCTTCCTCGTACTGGCGCCTCTGGCAGCCTGCGGCGAGGCCGACATGGCCGATCAGGCCCGGGCCAAAACCTGGGACAAGAACCCGTTCTTCCCCCGCGAGATCACCATGCGCCAGCCGGTGGCCGGCACCGTGCCGCGGCTCGATCCGGCCCGCGCGGCGCCGCAGCCGCAGATGATCAGCCGGGCGCTGCTCGACCAGGGCCGCGAGCGCTACGGGGTGTTCTGCACCCCCTGCCACGGGCAGGACGGGCGCGGCGCTGGAATGGTCGTGGCCCGGGGCTTCCCGTCCGCCGGCGATCTCACCGCCGGGCCCGTGCGGGCGGCCGCCGCGTCCGACCTCTACGACGCGATCGCGAACGGCCGGAGGGCGATGTTCGGCATGGCGCAGATGATCCCCTCGACCGACCGCTGGGCGATCGTCGCCTATGTCCGCGCCCTCCAGCTCAGCCAGGACGCCCCGGTGGCGAGCCTGCCCGCGGCGGATCGCGCGCGGCTGGAGGCGACGCCGTGA